A region from the Leptolyngbya iicbica LK genome encodes:
- the rfbG gene encoding CDP-glucose 4,6-dehydratase: MNADFWRGKRVFLTGHTGFKGSWLSLWLRTAGAEVMGYSLLPPTSPSLFDVAKVSEGMASVEGDVRDLEKLQAAIAEHQPDVIFHMAAQPLVRYSYKHPVETYSTNVMGTVHLLEAVRQTGCARVVVNITSDKCYENREWVWGYRENEAMGGHDPYSNSKGCAELVASAYRNSFFSPDKFDEHTTSLASVRAGNVIGGGDWAEDRLIPDIMRAIMAGESVLIRSPNAIRPWQHVLEPLNGYMTLAEQMWEDGRAYAEGWNFGPNDEDARPVSWITEQLTRLWGDGASWQLDTKVNPHEATYLKLDCSKAKSRLKWQPKLDLGLTLEWIVEWYQAYMAEQDMQQITAAQIQRYAAL, from the coding sequence ATGAATGCTGATTTTTGGCGTGGTAAACGGGTTTTTCTGACAGGTCACACCGGCTTTAAGGGGAGTTGGCTGTCTCTCTGGCTACGAACTGCCGGAGCCGAAGTGATGGGTTACTCTCTACTGCCACCCACGAGTCCCAGCTTATTTGACGTGGCTAAGGTCAGCGAGGGGATGGCCTCTGTTGAGGGAGATGTCCGCGATCTCGAGAAGTTGCAGGCGGCGATCGCCGAGCATCAACCCGATGTCATCTTCCACATGGCCGCCCAACCACTGGTTCGTTATTCCTACAAGCACCCGGTGGAGACCTACTCCACCAACGTGATGGGCACCGTGCATTTGCTCGAAGCCGTGCGCCAGACAGGGTGTGCTCGAGTCGTTGTGAATATCACCAGCGACAAGTGCTATGAAAACCGCGAGTGGGTTTGGGGTTATCGCGAAAATGAAGCGATGGGCGGTCATGACCCTTACTCCAACAGCAAAGGTTGTGCAGAGTTGGTCGCATCAGCCTATCGTAATTCCTTCTTTAGTCCAGACAAGTTTGACGAGCACACCACCAGTCTGGCGAGCGTTCGAGCTGGGAACGTGATTGGTGGCGGCGACTGGGCGGAAGATCGGCTGATCCCTGACATCATGCGGGCGATCATGGCCGGTGAGTCAGTTCTGATTCGCAGTCCCAATGCCATTCGGCCTTGGCAGCACGTGTTGGAACCCTTGAACGGCTATATGACTCTGGCCGAACAGATGTGGGAAGATGGTCGCGCCTACGCCGAAGGTTGGAACTTTGGGCCCAACGATGAAGATGCCCGACCAGTCTCTTGGATTACTGAGCAGCTCACCCGTCTCTGGGGCGACGGCGCTAGCTGGCAATTAGACACTAAGGTCAATCCTCACGAAGCGACCTATCTGAAGTTGGATTGCTCAAAAGCCAAAAGTCGGCTGAAATGGCAACCCAAATTGGATTTGGGCCTCACCCTGGAGTGGATCGTCGAATGGTACCAAGCGTACATGGCTGAACAAGACATGCAGCAAATTACAGCAGCCCAAATTCAGCGCTATGCTGCTCTGTAG
- a CDS encoding 23S rRNA (pseudouridine(1915)-N(3))-methyltransferase RlmH, translating into MTSFPKVKLLAVGKVKKGWIREGLEVYRQRLPELDIVELKDTQPTKEGEQILAQLKARDRLVALTEEGQCYDSVKFAQFISRAESGSLVFAIGSAEGLSSAVKQSADRLLSLSPMTFPHELARLLLLEQLYRAKAILQGSSYHK; encoded by the coding sequence ATGACCAGTTTTCCAAAAGTCAAACTGCTGGCAGTGGGCAAAGTCAAAAAGGGCTGGATTCGCGAAGGGCTGGAGGTGTATCGTCAGCGCTTGCCAGAGCTGGATATCGTTGAACTCAAGGACACTCAGCCGACCAAAGAAGGCGAGCAGATACTCGCCCAGTTGAAAGCCCGCGATCGCCTCGTCGCCCTCACGGAAGAAGGGCAATGCTACGACTCCGTCAAATTTGCGCAGTTCATCAGTCGCGCCGAGTCGGGCAGTTTAGTGTTTGCGATTGGCAGCGCCGAAGGGCTCAGCTCAGCGGTCAAGCAGTCGGCTGACCGCTTGTTGAGTTTGTCGCCGATGACCTTTCCCCACGAGCTGGCGAGACTACTCTTGCTGGAGCAGCTGTATCGCGCCAAGGCGATTCTGCAAGGCAGCAGCTATCACAAGTGA
- the rfbF gene encoding glucose-1-phosphate cytidylyltransferase produces the protein MKAVILAGGLGTRLSEETAIKPKPMVEIGGKPILWHIMKIYSHHGINDFIVCCGYKGYVIKEYFANYFLHMSDVTFDMRFNQMNVHAGKAEPWRVTLVDTGDTTMTGGRLKRVREHIGNEDFCFTYGDGVSDVNVSALVEFHKQQNTLATLTAVQPPGRFGAIALAKEQTKITHFQEKPEGDGAWINGGFFVLNPQVIDFIEDDSISWEKEPLQKLAHKEELAAYKHSGFWQPMDTLRDKQYLERLWDANEAPWKVW, from the coding sequence ATGAAAGCTGTCATATTAGCCGGTGGATTAGGGACACGCTTAAGTGAAGAGACTGCCATTAAGCCAAAACCAATGGTTGAAATTGGTGGCAAGCCAATTCTTTGGCACATTATGAAAATTTATTCCCACCACGGCATCAACGACTTTATTGTCTGCTGTGGATACAAGGGGTATGTCATCAAAGAGTATTTTGCTAATTATTTTCTCCACATGTCTGATGTCACATTTGACATGCGGTTTAACCAAATGAATGTCCATGCTGGCAAGGCGGAGCCCTGGCGCGTCACGCTGGTCGATACTGGAGACACCACCATGACCGGTGGACGTCTCAAGCGGGTGCGTGAGCATATCGGCAATGAAGACTTCTGTTTCACCTACGGAGATGGAGTTTCTGACGTCAACGTCTCGGCCTTGGTGGAATTTCACAAGCAGCAAAACACCCTGGCAACTCTGACCGCAGTACAGCCACCAGGCCGCTTTGGCGCGATCGCGCTAGCCAAGGAGCAAACCAAGATCACCCACTTCCAAGAGAAGCCTGAGGGTGACGGAGCCTGGATTAACGGGGGATTCTTCGTGCTCAATCCGCAGGTGATTGACTTTATCGAAGATGACTCGATTTCTTGGGAAAAGGAGCCGCTGCAGAAGCTGGCCCACAAGGAAGAACTGGCAGCTTACAAGCACAGCGGATTTTGGCAGCCCATGGATACGCTACGCGATAAGCAGTATCTAGAGCGGCTGTGGGATGCGAATGAGGCCCCTTGGAAAGTTTGGTAG
- a CDS encoding Gfo/Idh/MocA family protein yields the protein MVEQNLVRWGILGTGWIAGQFAKDLRRVPGATLVGVASRSQQKAEQFAQSFPGCRAYASYQDLVQAPDIDVVYVATPHIRHSEDCLLALHAGKSVLCEKPFTINRPQAEEIFAIAKANNLFCMEAMWMRFIPLMQEARRMVQQGELGKIRFITADFGYPVGFSAENRLFNLELGGGSLLDRGCYALSLAVYLLGQPEQITGLAHIGPTGVDEQCSMTLRYANGALAQLAATVQTHSTNQAVIAGTRGQLVIKPPFFYPECLVVHRFPDRETMAATPPVSLPTDFKGRLKSTLKANVWYKRLRRWRPTGGKTLTQLDGGNGYQYQAMEVGRCLQAGLLESSLMPWADTLQVLDLMDTLRASWQLSYAQDQSLTVSE from the coding sequence ATGGTTGAACAAAACTTAGTGCGTTGGGGCATTCTGGGCACTGGCTGGATTGCCGGACAGTTTGCCAAAGACCTCCGGCGAGTACCCGGTGCCACGTTAGTGGGGGTGGCTTCGCGATCACAGCAAAAGGCCGAGCAATTTGCCCAGTCTTTTCCAGGCTGTCGGGCTTATGCCAGCTATCAAGACCTAGTCCAAGCCCCTGACATTGACGTCGTTTATGTCGCGACCCCCCACATTCGTCATTCTGAAGATTGTCTGTTAGCGCTTCATGCGGGCAAGTCAGTGTTGTGTGAAAAGCCCTTCACGATTAACCGCCCCCAAGCCGAAGAGATATTTGCGATCGCTAAAGCGAATAATCTGTTTTGCATGGAAGCCATGTGGATGCGCTTTATTCCCCTCATGCAAGAGGCGAGACGCATGGTTCAACAGGGCGAGCTAGGGAAGATTCGCTTCATCACCGCAGATTTTGGTTATCCGGTCGGGTTTAGCGCTGAGAACCGCTTATTTAACCTAGAGCTTGGGGGCGGTAGCTTGCTAGATCGGGGATGCTACGCCTTATCACTGGCGGTTTATCTATTGGGTCAGCCCGAACAAATTACAGGCTTGGCTCATATCGGGCCGACCGGGGTTGATGAGCAGTGCAGTATGACTCTGCGATATGCCAACGGTGCCCTCGCGCAGCTGGCGGCTACGGTGCAAACCCATAGCACGAATCAAGCTGTGATTGCTGGCACACGGGGGCAACTGGTCATTAAACCGCCGTTTTTCTATCCAGAATGTTTGGTTGTCCATCGGTTTCCCGACCGTGAAACGATGGCAGCTACACCCCCTGTTAGTTTGCCTACCGACTTCAAAGGACGCTTAAAGTCCACTTTGAAGGCCAATGTTTGGTATAAGCGGCTGCGTCGTTGGCGACCGACAGGCGGCAAGACTCTCACGCAACTGGACGGTGGTAATGGGTATCAATATCAGGCGATGGAGGTTGGTCGTTGCTTACAAGCCGGCCTGTTAGAAAGCTCCCTAATGCCTTGGGCAGACACGCTACAGGTTTTGGACCTCATGGATACGTTAAGAGCATCTTGGCAATTAAGCTATGCTCAGGATCAGAGCTTAACGGTTTCTGAATAA
- a CDS encoding DUF3095 domain-containing protein: MTSQDFYATLPAVNDLIALADPASYTLVPDDWYVLITDVRGSTAAVQAGHYKEVNLLGASSIMAVLNALPGVELPFIFGGDGASLMVPPEHFAAAREALLGVRQLAADAYGLDLRVGAVPVAVVNRHHPLKVAKFRQSARYCQASFIGGGMTFATELIKQDPLYRLEPDQRSPKPDLTGLECRWQEVPSPQDHTLSLIVAALGSAPTSGNHIYQEVVEAIGKIFGNPEAYHPVSIAGLRLALSPRQLGAEVRLRSPVAKRWARWQYQLQVWAENLLGWAFMRWGLTVGGVDWGDYKSTIRAATDFQKLDDVLRMVIAGTSAQTQQLVRYLEQRSQSGHLAYGLHVSDRAVLTCLILNRQHRHFHLIDGAGGGYTLAAQDLKAQLRDKAQNWRTYSRLASYRRSPSPVKKSAETAE, encoded by the coding sequence ATGACCTCTCAGGATTTTTATGCGACTCTACCCGCAGTCAATGATCTGATAGCGTTAGCCGATCCGGCTTCCTATACTTTGGTGCCTGACGACTGGTATGTGCTCATCACCGATGTGCGCGGTTCGACGGCGGCGGTGCAGGCCGGGCATTACAAAGAGGTAAACCTGTTGGGGGCCAGCTCGATCATGGCGGTGCTTAACGCCCTGCCGGGGGTAGAACTGCCCTTTATCTTTGGGGGTGATGGCGCTTCGCTGATGGTGCCACCGGAGCACTTTGCCGCCGCTCGTGAGGCATTGCTAGGGGTGCGCCAGTTGGCCGCTGATGCCTATGGGCTCGATCTACGGGTGGGGGCAGTGCCGGTAGCCGTCGTGAATCGCCATCATCCGCTCAAGGTTGCGAAATTTCGCCAATCGGCCAGATATTGTCAGGCCAGTTTTATCGGCGGCGGCATGACCTTTGCGACGGAGCTCATCAAACAAGATCCTCTGTATCGATTAGAACCCGACCAGAGGAGTCCCAAGCCTGACCTGACAGGCCTGGAATGTCGTTGGCAAGAAGTCCCTAGTCCGCAAGATCACACCCTCAGTTTGATTGTGGCGGCTTTAGGGAGTGCGCCGACCAGCGGCAACCATATCTATCAAGAGGTGGTTGAGGCCATCGGCAAGATTTTTGGGAATCCGGAGGCCTATCATCCCGTCTCGATCGCCGGCCTACGACTCGCCCTGAGTCCGCGCCAACTCGGGGCTGAGGTGCGGTTGCGATCGCCCGTTGCTAAGCGATGGGCGCGGTGGCAATATCAACTGCAGGTTTGGGCCGAAAATCTGCTGGGTTGGGCATTTATGAGATGGGGCCTGACAGTGGGGGGCGTTGATTGGGGTGACTATAAATCGACCATTCGCGCCGCAACGGATTTTCAAAAGCTGGATGATGTGTTGCGGATGGTGATTGCCGGCACCTCAGCGCAAACTCAGCAGCTAGTGCGGTACTTGGAGCAGCGATCGCAAAGCGGGCATCTGGCCTATGGTCTGCATGTGAGCGATCGCGCCGTGCTGACCTGCCTGATTTTGAATCGGCAACATCGTCACTTTCACCTCATTGATGGGGCGGGGGGCGGCTATACGCTAGCCGCCCAGGATTTGAAAGCCCAGCTGCGAGATAAAGCGCAAAATTGGCGGACATATTCGCGTCTCGCCAGCTATCGGCGATCGCCATCCCCAGTCAAAAAGTCAGCAGAGACCGCTGAATGA
- the fmt gene encoding methionyl-tRNA formyltransferase, whose amino-acid sequence MRIVFFGTPQFAVPSLEALIAQPEFDVAAVVTQPDKRRGRGKQVMPSPVKQIATDANLPVWQPKRIKKDAATLDHLAALNADAFVVVAYGQILSTQILTMPRLGCVNAHGSLLPKYRGAAPIQWCLYHGETETGIDTMLMDAGMDTGPVLLEGKRPIGLLDNALDLAKDLAAISAELLPATLQQLDAGSLTPKPQNDDAATYAPLIQKADYQLDWTKSAIALHNQIRGFYPNCMTTFRDKEMKLEATVPLGDNYWPQLPEDYQGLQSHLPSTASDSEPGTVVAIAKNRGPIIQTGDGWLLLQTVKPSGKKAQSGWDFANGNRLEIGERLG is encoded by the coding sequence ATGCGTATTGTCTTCTTCGGCACCCCCCAATTTGCCGTCCCCAGTTTAGAAGCGTTAATCGCCCAGCCTGAGTTTGACGTCGCCGCTGTGGTCACTCAGCCTGACAAGCGGCGTGGTCGGGGCAAGCAGGTGATGCCGTCCCCGGTGAAGCAGATTGCCACAGACGCCAACCTTCCCGTCTGGCAGCCCAAGCGCATTAAAAAAGATGCCGCAACCCTCGACCACCTTGCGGCCCTAAATGCCGACGCTTTTGTGGTCGTTGCCTACGGCCAAATTCTGTCCACCCAAATTCTCACTATGCCGCGATTGGGCTGTGTGAATGCCCACGGCTCGCTGCTGCCCAAATATCGCGGTGCAGCGCCCATCCAGTGGTGCCTCTATCACGGCGAGACGGAAACTGGCATCGACACGATGCTGATGGATGCGGGCATGGATACCGGCCCCGTGCTGCTGGAAGGCAAGCGCCCCATCGGTTTGTTGGATAACGCCCTCGACCTGGCGAAAGATCTGGCTGCCATCAGTGCGGAATTGCTGCCAGCGACCCTCCAACAACTCGATGCCGGGTCGCTGACGCCGAAACCTCAAAATGACGATGCCGCCACCTATGCCCCGCTGATCCAAAAAGCGGACTATCAACTGGATTGGACAAAATCGGCGATCGCCCTCCACAACCAAATTCGCGGCTTTTATCCCAACTGCATGACGACTTTTCGCGACAAAGAGATGAAGTTGGAAGCCACTGTGCCCCTGGGTGATAACTACTGGCCGCAGTTGCCCGAAGACTACCAGGGCTTGCAATCGCACCTGCCGTCAACTGCCTCTGACAGCGAACCGGGAACTGTGGTGGCGATCGCTAAAAATCGGGGGCCAATCATCCAAACTGGCGACGGCTGGCTCTTGCTGCAGACGGTGAAACCTAGCGGTAAAAAGGCCCAATCTGGCTGGGATTTTGCCAACGGCAATCGCCTGGAAATCGGAGAGCGACTGGGATAA
- a CDS encoding Gfo/Idh/MocA family protein codes for MKIAIVGCGFVADFYLSTLSFHPQLELIGVTDKRPERIKQFAEHHALPTYASLEELLADPQVDIVLNLTNPRSHFEVSKAALEAGKHVYSEKPLAMSIDQAKELVSLAAEKGLHISSAPCSALSETAQTVWKALRENVVGKVYLVYAEMDDGLVHKMPYQHWISDSGMPWPYQDEFEVGCTLEHAGYYVNWLTMFFGPARSVTAFSSCLVKDKVQDVVLAPDDTPDFSVACIQFQSGVVARLTCSIVATHDHQLRIFGEDGVLSIHDCWKYDDPVYVQRMLRIRRKVLMNPFRQKLPLVRKTPNFKTRGAQKMDFCRGVAEMADAITEGRPSRMAADVSLHNNELAIAIQNSLATGGPYTLTTTFEPPQPMVWAQ; via the coding sequence ATGAAAATCGCGATCGTGGGTTGCGGGTTTGTCGCTGACTTTTACCTCAGTACGCTGTCCTTTCATCCCCAACTTGAGCTCATTGGTGTCACTGATAAACGACCTGAACGCATTAAACAATTTGCCGAGCACCATGCTTTACCAACTTACGCATCGTTAGAAGAGCTACTTGCGGATCCGCAGGTAGATATTGTCTTGAATTTGACGAATCCCAGGAGTCATTTTGAAGTCTCTAAAGCAGCTTTGGAAGCAGGCAAACACGTCTATTCGGAAAAGCCCCTGGCCATGTCAATTGACCAGGCGAAAGAACTGGTGTCGTTGGCAGCAGAAAAAGGCTTACATATTTCTTCTGCGCCCTGCAGTGCCTTAAGTGAAACTGCACAAACAGTATGGAAAGCCTTGCGGGAAAACGTTGTCGGCAAGGTGTATTTGGTTTACGCCGAAATGGATGATGGGCTAGTGCATAAAATGCCTTATCAGCACTGGATCTCAGATTCGGGCATGCCGTGGCCTTATCAAGATGAGTTTGAAGTGGGCTGCACTCTAGAACATGCGGGTTATTACGTAAACTGGCTCACTATGTTTTTTGGACCGGCGCGATCGGTCACGGCATTCTCCTCATGTTTGGTTAAAGATAAGGTGCAAGATGTGGTGTTGGCCCCAGATGATACGCCAGATTTTTCGGTTGCTTGTATTCAGTTTCAATCGGGGGTGGTGGCACGTCTGACCTGTAGTATCGTGGCGACCCATGATCATCAGTTACGGATTTTTGGTGAAGACGGAGTCCTCAGCATTCATGACTGTTGGAAGTATGATGATCCCGTTTATGTGCAGCGGATGTTGCGTATTCGCCGCAAGGTCTTGATGAATCCTTTCCGACAAAAGCTGCCCTTGGTGCGTAAGACGCCCAACTTTAAGACCCGGGGTGCTCAAAAAATGGATTTTTGTCGCGGGGTAGCTGAGATGGCTGATGCGATTACCGAAGGTCGGCCTAGCCGAATGGCGGCGGATGTGTCGCTGCACAACAATGAATTGGCGATCGCCATCCAAAATTCCCTCGCTACCGGTGGCCCCTACACCTTGACCACCACGTTTGAGCCACCGCAACCGATGGTTTGGGCGCAATAA
- the rfbC gene encoding dTDP-4-dehydrorhamnose 3,5-epimerase has translation MIFNETAIQGVYIIDLDLRKDDRGFFARTFCAREFEEHGLKPVVAQCNMSFNYKKGTLRGMHFQIPPATETKLVRCTQGAIYDVIVDLREDSPTYLKHVGVELTAENRRALYVPEMFAHGYQTLTDDAEVVYQVTEFYTPGYERGLRYSDSKLGIDWPLPTSVISEKDANWPLLND, from the coding sequence ATGATTTTTAACGAAACGGCAATTCAAGGGGTTTACATTATTGACCTGGATTTGCGCAAAGACGATCGCGGCTTTTTTGCCCGCACGTTTTGTGCCCGCGAGTTTGAAGAGCATGGCTTAAAGCCTGTCGTGGCCCAGTGCAATATGTCCTTTAACTATAAAAAGGGCACTTTGCGAGGCATGCACTTTCAGATTCCGCCAGCCACGGAGACCAAACTCGTGCGCTGTACTCAAGGGGCCATTTACGACGTCATTGTTGACTTGCGAGAAGACTCCCCCACCTACTTGAAACATGTCGGCGTCGAACTCACGGCGGAAAATCGTCGAGCCCTCTACGTACCTGAAATGTTTGCCCATGGGTATCAAACCCTGACGGACGATGCTGAGGTGGTCTACCAGGTGACGGAATTTTATACCCCCGGTTATGAACGGGGACTCCGGTACAGTGACTCTAAATTGGGGATTGACTGGCCCTTGCCAACTAGCGTGATTTCTGAGAAGGACGCTAACTGGCCCTTGTTAAATGATTAG
- a CDS encoding mechanosensitive ion channel family protein — MKFLGTDHRRWINYLLSGLTVILLIVAMPAWGQDAPPDTGDDAAVPTEVETEISNEVDGYPVMLNNKIIFRVREGVGSVATPEERANIIEQRLVNIAETTDLTADDIRLKSGERQTIILAGDTVLLTVSETDAQAYDESTHPELAEMAADIIRTALTEYRNDRSVQGQAVSIIATVVSTIALLIFLRGLFFIASKLLVRIRAQRQAGTLLLHVGSLPLLEAGATAYVLTSLVKFFRIFLVLVALYIYVPFVLSQFPATEVLGDSILQDIASRINGLVQAFVVYLPKLAMVVVIAVIAYYAMKLAQQIIAELGRPGAYPWFYEEWIQPTNRLAMFLIIAIAMVMAGPYLPGFGSPAFQGVSIFIGALLTLGSSSAVSNALAGLILIYTRAFQLGDFIRINETIGNVQDKSLFVTRVLTPKQETVTIPNASVLNSNVVNYSAICRESDGYLLLYTTITLGYDLPWRKVHAVLVEAAKATNHIVSTPEPFVLQTNLNDFNVSYQLNAYTSLPTKMPRIYSELHQNIQDKCNEADIEILSPHFSSLRDGNHSTIPADYLPDDYTSPGFVLQNPSNHSS, encoded by the coding sequence ATGAAATTCTTAGGGACTGATCATCGGCGCTGGATAAATTATTTGCTGTCAGGGCTGACCGTGATTTTGCTGATCGTGGCAATGCCAGCGTGGGGACAAGACGCGCCCCCCGATACCGGTGACGATGCTGCCGTCCCTACAGAGGTTGAGACCGAAATCAGCAACGAGGTCGATGGCTATCCGGTGATGCTGAATAACAAGATTATTTTTCGAGTTCGTGAGGGGGTGGGAAGCGTCGCGACCCCTGAAGAACGGGCCAACATTATTGAACAGCGCTTAGTCAACATTGCTGAAACCACTGACCTGACGGCTGATGATATTCGGCTTAAATCTGGTGAACGGCAAACCATTATCTTGGCGGGAGACACGGTGCTGTTGACCGTTAGTGAAACGGACGCCCAAGCTTACGATGAATCAACCCATCCAGAGTTAGCTGAGATGGCGGCTGACATCATCCGCACTGCACTCACTGAATATCGCAACGATCGCAGCGTGCAGGGACAGGCCGTCAGCATTATCGCGACGGTCGTCAGCACCATCGCGCTACTGATTTTTTTACGAGGGCTATTTTTCATTGCGTCCAAACTGTTAGTGCGCATTCGGGCTCAACGCCAGGCTGGCACCCTGCTGCTGCATGTTGGCTCACTGCCATTGCTAGAGGCTGGAGCGACGGCTTACGTATTAACCAGCCTCGTCAAATTTTTCAGAATTTTTCTGGTTTTGGTGGCGTTATACATCTACGTGCCGTTCGTGCTGAGTCAATTTCCTGCGACCGAGGTGCTAGGCGACAGCATCTTGCAGGACATCGCCTCTCGGATCAATGGTTTGGTGCAAGCCTTCGTGGTGTATTTGCCCAAATTGGCCATGGTGGTGGTGATCGCAGTGATCGCCTATTACGCGATGAAATTGGCTCAACAGATCATTGCCGAACTCGGGCGTCCGGGAGCCTACCCCTGGTTTTATGAAGAATGGATTCAGCCGACAAACCGTTTAGCGATGTTTTTGATTATCGCGATCGCGATGGTGATGGCTGGTCCGTACTTGCCTGGGTTTGGATCACCTGCTTTTCAGGGGGTCTCAATTTTCATTGGGGCACTCCTTACCTTAGGCTCTTCATCGGCTGTATCGAATGCGCTAGCAGGGCTGATCCTGATTTATACCCGAGCCTTTCAGCTCGGTGACTTCATCCGCATTAATGAGACGATTGGCAACGTACAAGACAAATCCTTGTTTGTGACCCGTGTGCTCACCCCCAAACAAGAAACTGTGACCATTCCCAATGCCTCAGTTTTGAACAGTAATGTCGTTAACTACAGTGCGATCTGCCGTGAGTCTGACGGTTATCTGCTGCTCTATACGACCATTACCCTGGGATATGACCTTCCCTGGCGCAAAGTACACGCGGTGTTAGTTGAGGCCGCAAAAGCAACTAATCACATTGTGTCGACGCCGGAACCCTTTGTTTTGCAAACCAATTTGAACGATTTCAACGTGAGCTATCAGCTCAACGCTTACACCTCATTGCCCACCAAAATGCCGCGCATTTATTCCGAGTTGCACCAAAACATTCAAGACAAATGTAACGAGGCTGATATCGAAATTCTCTCGCCTCATTTTTCGTCGCTGCGCGATGGCAACCATTCCACGATTCCGGCCGATTATCTACCTGACGATTACACTTCGCCGGGTTTCGTGCTGCAAAATCCGTCCAACCACTCTTCGTGA
- a CDS encoding OmpA family protein — protein sequence MTDLPPFNSPPPRPGAPPVESGVPDVASPTAPTVVEPPEPSRWQGVRSLSAWILRWALLGAGVGGAWCFGMLVAQFFPANNPEPPLVEVVTRRTARFFQKVGSLPEWWTGEAALSPTALPAASTDAPPATTTPSPRPIALSDEQREQVSVELDAIANNLQTLRDRTSAVERQLALPDADLPLEERLDNAANRLNPPTTPTPSNPANSSTPALQPAAGEPPDPLFQVNAYRVTLPSDVLFVPGQATLQPNAPALLDSILPDVARYPDSTVVVGSYTDIETEGATPTDLSYQQAIAVQQYLAQRLGDETVHWVPVGYGNSTLGSTGSVQLSRRITIAIVP from the coding sequence ATGACTGACCTGCCCCCATTCAACAGTCCTCCCCCGCGTCCGGGTGCGCCGCCGGTCGAGTCGGGGGTACCAGACGTGGCCTCGCCCACTGCCCCCACGGTGGTAGAGCCGCCGGAACCCAGTCGTTGGCAGGGAGTGCGATCTCTCTCCGCCTGGATTTTGCGGTGGGCGTTGTTAGGCGCCGGGGTGGGCGGGGCCTGGTGCTTTGGCATGTTAGTGGCACAATTTTTCCCGGCCAATAATCCCGAGCCGCCGCTGGTAGAAGTTGTGACGCGCCGCACCGCCCGGTTTTTTCAAAAAGTGGGCAGCCTACCCGAGTGGTGGACCGGAGAAGCGGCGCTATCGCCGACAGCACTTCCAGCGGCTTCCACAGATGCGCCCCCCGCAACTACAACGCCATCCCCTCGTCCCATTGCCCTCAGCGATGAGCAACGAGAGCAGGTCAGTGTGGAGCTGGACGCGATCGCCAATAACCTGCAAACCCTGCGCGATCGCACCTCCGCTGTCGAGCGCCAACTCGCGTTGCCCGATGCCGACCTACCGTTAGAAGAACGCCTCGATAACGCCGCCAATCGCCTGAATCCGCCGACCACTCCCACCCCCAGCAATCCGGCTAATTCCAGCACTCCCGCCCTGCAACCCGCCGCTGGCGAACCGCCCGATCCCCTCTTTCAGGTCAATGCTTATCGCGTGACCCTACCGAGCGATGTACTGTTTGTGCCAGGGCAAGCGACCTTACAGCCGAATGCCCCAGCCCTGCTCGACAGCATTTTGCCCGATGTCGCGCGATATCCTGATTCCACCGTTGTGGTCGGCAGCTACACCGATATTGAAACCGAGGGCGCAACCCCGACTGACCTGTCCTACCAGCAGGCGATCGCCGTGCAGCAATATCTCGCCCAGCGACTCGGTGATGAAACCGTCCACTGGGTACCCGTTGGTTACGGCAATAGCACCCTGGGCAGCACCGGCAGCGTGCAACTCAGTCGCCGCATTACCATCGCGATCGTCCCCTAA